In Archangium lipolyticum, the DNA window AGCACGCCCCACCGCTGCTCACCCCAGGGTCCACGGTCTCCCGGTTCGTGGTACGGGAGCGCATCGGCTCTGGGGCCATGGGGGTGGTGTACGCGGCGGATGACCCGGAGCTGGGCCGCCGGGTAGCCCTCAAGGTGTTGCGTCCGGAGGGACACCAGCGGCAGGAGTTGCAGCAGCGGCTGCTGCGCGAGGCGCAGGCGCTGGCCCGGCTCTCCCACCCCAACGTCGTCACCCTCTATGACGTGGGCACCTACGGGGACGGCATCTTCCTGGCCATGGAGCTGGTGGAAGGCACCACGCTGGCGGAGTGGATGAAGGAGCCGCATCCCTGGAGGGAGGTGCTGCGGGTCTTCCTGGATGCCGGGCGGGGACTGGCGGCCGCGCACGCGGCGGGCCTGGTGCACCGCGACTTCAAGCCCGCCAATGCCCTCATGGGGAAGGATGGCCGGGTGTACGTGACGGACTTCGGCATCGCCCGTCTGCTGCACCAGGAGGACGGCCCCTCGCCGCAAGCGAGCCCCGAGACCCCTGTCCATCCGATGGGGCAGCTCACCCGGACAGGTTTCGTCCTGGGCACGCCCGCCTACCTCGCCCCGGAATTGCTACGGGGCCAGCGCGCGGACGCTCGCTCGGACGAGTTCAGCTTCTGCGTGGCGCTCTACGAGGCCCTCTTCGGCATGCGCCCCTTTCAGGGAGAGACCCTGAGGGAGCTGGCCGAGGCCATGCAACAGGGCCGGGTGCGTCCACCCGGGCGCGAGGTGAAGGTACCCGCCTGGGTGCGGCGCGCGGTGCTCCGGGGGCTGCGAGCCGAACCCGGAGAGCGCTTCCCTTCCATGGAGTCCCTGCTGGCGGCCCTCGACCCGCCCCGGCGGATTTTCACCCGGGTGGTGGCCACGGCGGCCGTGGCCGGCGTACTGGGGGCCATCGCTGCCTACGGGGTGACGCATCGGCGCGAGGTGCGGTGCGAGCAGGAGGTGGAGAAGCTCGCGGTTGCTTGGAGCCCCGCGCGGCGAGAGCGGGTTCGTGCGGCCTTCCTCGCCACGGGCGTCCCCTACGCCCCGCCGGCCTGGGAGCGGCTCGCGACGGCGCTGGACGCCTACACCTCCCAATGGAGGACGCTGCGGACCGAGGCCTGCGTGGCCGCGGGCAGCGACACCGCGGACGGCGCCTCCTGGCAGACGGCCGCGTGCCTCGACGCGCGGCTCTGGCAGCTCGCCGCCGTGACCGAGGTCCTGGAGAAGGCGGACGCGCTGACGGTACAGAACGCCGACCAACTGACGGCCTCCCTCGAGGGGCTCACCGGCTGCCGGGACGCGCCCGTGCTCTCCAGCCGCCCGCAGCCGCCCGATAACCTCCGCCCCCGGGTGGAGGCGGTGCGGCACAAGCTGGCACAGGCCCGGGCCCACCTCGTGGCGCGCCGGCACTCCGAGGGCCTCGCGGTGACGTCGGCCCTCCTCGAGGAGCTGAAGGGGCTCGACTACAAGCCGCTGGAGGCGGAGGTGCTCCTGGCTCACGGCGAGTTCCTCGGGGGGGCCAACAAACCGAAGGAGGCGGAGGAGGTCCTCTATCAGGCCCTATGGGCCGCCGAGGCCGGACGTGACGACGAGACCGTGGCGCGTGCCTGGCTGGAGCTCATCTGGGTGGTGGGCGAGGAGATGTCCCGCCCCGCGGAGGCGGAGAAGCTCGTCCGGCACGCCCAGGCCGCCGTCGAGCGGCTGGGACGGGAGCGCATCCCGGACATCACGACGGAGCTGCACCAGCGCCTGGCTTCGCTGCGGGAGCTGCAAGGCAACCTCACCCAGGCGGAGGAAGAGGCACTCCAGGGCCTGGAGTTCTCGCGCAGGAGGAATGGACCGGACAGCCTCCGCACGCCCAACCTCCTCCACCAGCTCGGCAGGATCCGCCTTCTCCAGCGCCGCTTCCAGGAGTCGCTGGAGCTCCACCTCCAGGCTCTCGAGCAGCGCAAGCGCCTGCTGGGCACCGACCACCCGGACCTCGTGGTCTCCTACAACAGGGTCGCCGCGGCCGCCATACAGGTGGGCCGGCGCGCCGAGGCCGTCGACCTCTGGAGCAAGGCCCTGGCCATCCAGGAGGCGTCTCACGCCCGGGAAACCCCCGTCCTCGCGGGTATTCTCCTGAACCTCGCCATGGTCCTGCGCGTCGAAGGCCGGCAGGAGGAAGCGTGGTCCATGCTCGAGCGGGCGCGCGCCATCTTCGAGCGCACCCGTGGACCCAACCACTACTCCGTCGTCCAGGTGCTCGTGGAGCAGGCGACGCTGTCCGCCGAGTCAGGCCAGAGCGACAAGGCGCTCGCCCTCTGCACCGAGGCCCTGGAGCGTCTCCAGCGTTCGCTGGGCCCGGACACACCGCGCGCCTCCATGGCACTGACGATGCGGGGTCGGTTTCACCTGAGCGCGGGCCACTATCCCGAGGCACGGCGCGACCTGCTGGATGCGCTGAAGCGGATGGAGAAGGAGCAAGGCCCGGAGGGGGCGGGCATGGCGACGGTGCTGCTCCCCCTGGCCGAGCTGGCCCTGGACACCCAGGCGCCGAAGCAGGCGCTCGAATATTGCGAGCGTGCACTGAAGGTCATCGAGAAGGCCGATGGCCCGGAATCCATGAGCGGTGCCAGCGCCCTGACCTGTGTCGGGAAGGCGCACCTGGCGCTGGGCGCCGCGGAGAAGGCCGTACCGCTGCTCGAGCGCGCCCGGAGCATCCAGACCCGATGGGGCGAGCCCCGGGAGCCGGCGACCGCCGCGAGTACCACCTTCCTGCTGGCCCGGGCGCTCGTGGAAACGCGCTCCGCCCCGGACCGGGCGCGTGCGCTCGCGCTGGCCGAGGAGGCCCGGAAGTGGCTGGAGTCCGTGGGAGTCCGGGGCCGGCCGGAGCTCCAGAAGGTGCAGGACTGGCTGCGGCGTGAGGGGAAGCGATGAGCGAGGAACGAAAGACAGGCGCCCTGGCGGCGCTGATGCGGGAGCACGTGCCACCGGCGCAGCGCGCGGAGCTGGAGGCCCTGGAGGGGCTCGAATCGCTGCTGCACAAGCACGTCGAGGCGGCCCGGACCGCGTGGCCCACGTTGTCGCTCCCGGCCGAGGCCTTCGTGCGGCACCTGGCCCGGCACCTGCCCGCGGGAAAGGCCTCGGAGGTGCTGCGCATCCTTCATGGCGCCGACCTGTACCTGGCGTGCGCCTGCTCCACCGGGGAGCCCTCCGCCCTCCGGGCCTTCGAGCAGAACATCCTCCGGCACATCCCCACCCGGCTCGGGGCGTTGTCCCCCAGCATGCTGGAGGAGGTGCTGCAGGTGCTCCGCGAGCGGCTGCTGGTGGGCTGCGGGGAAGAGCCTCCGAAGATCGCGAGCTACGGGGGCCGGGGGCCACTGCTGACCTGGGTGGGCATCATCGCCGCGCGCATCGCCGGCGAGCTGGTGGGCCGCAACGGGCGCGAGCTCCTCGTCACCGAGCCCCCGGAGGCATTCGCGCGGATGCTGGCCTCGGGCAACCCGGAGCACGAGCTGCTCCGCGAGGACGCACGCCAGCTCCTCGTCGAGGTGCTCCGGAAGGCGGTGACGGCGCTCCCCGAGCACGAGCGCGCCCTGCTGCGCCTGCACCACTTCCATGGCTTCACCATGGACCGGCTCGCGCTCATGTACGGCGACTCACGCTCCGGCGTGGCGCGCAAGGTCGCCCATGCCCGCGAGCTGCTGCTCGAGCGCGTCCATGCGGAGCTGGCTCCCCAGCTGAAACAGGACCACCTCAGGATGGAGAGCCTCCTGGGGCTGGTGCGCAGCCAGCTGGATATCAGCATCCAACGGATGCTGGGCTGAAACCACTCCAGCCGCGCGCCAGCCTGTCCAACCGAAGATAGTGTCCACTTGACACTTACATGCCGGATGTTGGAGAACCGGGCGCATGACGACGCCCGGAAAGCCCGCCGATCCCACGCGCGGGGAGCGCGCCCGCCTCTCGCTCGAAGGACTGTCCGTGGGGGACGCGTTCGGGGAGCGCTTCTTCGTGTCCCCGTCCGTCGCCCAGTCCATGGTGGAGCAGCGGACCCTGCCACGCGAGCCGTGGAGCTACACGGACGACACGGAGATGGCGCTCGCCATCGTGCGGGTGCTCAAGGAGCACGGACGCATCGACCAGGACGCGCTGGCACGGCTGTTCGGCCAGCGCTACCGGAGGAATCCACGCCGGGGCTACGGCGCCACCGCGCACGACATCCTGCAGAAGATCCACCTGGGGATGCCCTGGCGGACGGTCTCCTCCGAGGTCTTCGAGGGCTCGGGCTCCATGGGCAACGGTGGGGCCATGCGCGTGGCACCACTGGGAGCCTGGTTCGCGGATGACCTGGCGCGGGTGGTGTCCGAGGCCCGGGCGTCGGCGGAGGTGACTCACTTCCACCCGGAGGGACAGGCGGGAGCCATCGCCATCGCCGTGGCGGCCGCGTGGGCGCACCGCTGGAAGGAGACACGCTCGCCCGCGAGCCAGCTCTTCGACACCGTCCTCGACCACACGCCCCCGGGAGAAACCCGGGAGGGACTGGAGAAGGCACGCAAGTGGCCGCTCGAGGCGACACCCACGTCCGCGGCCCGGGCGCTGGGCAGCGGCCAGCGCGTCATCTCGCAGGACACCGTACCCTTCTCGGTGTGGTGCGCGGCCCGGCACCTGGACAGTTACGAGGAGGCGCTCTGGAGCACGGTGGCGGGGATGGGGGACCGCGATACCACTTGTGCCATCGTGGGCGGCATCGTCGCGCTGAGCGCGGGGCGTGAGTCCATTCCCCGCGCCTGGCTCTCGGCGCGCGAGCCGCTCGACGCGGCCTGACCACCCCGCTCACTCCTCCTCGGCGGGGGCCTCCATGTACTCGGGGGCGTTGATGCCCAGCAGCGCGAAGGCGCTGCGCAGTGTCTGCTTGAGCGCCGCCACCAGCGCCAGCCGGCCCTGCGTCTTCTCCGCGTCCCCGCTGATGATGGGGTCCGTCTTGTACTTCGTGTAGTAGCTGTGGAAGTCGGTGATCAGCTCCTGGCAGAAGTACAGCACATGGTGCGGCTCGAGCCGCTCCGCCGCGCTCGCCACCACGTCGGGCAACTGGCTCATCTTCTTCAGCATCACCAGTTCCTCGGGCAGGGTCAGCCGCGCGAGCTGGGCCTGCGTGAGGTTCTCCACCCCGACGAACGGAGTGCCCTTCTCCGCCGCCTTCTTCAGGATGCTCGCGCACCGCGCGTGGCCATACTGGAAGTAGAAGACAGGGTTGTCCTTGGACTGCTTCTGCACCAGGTCCAGATCGAAGTCGAAGCGCGCGTTCGCCGTCTTCATCAGGAAGAGGAACCGGCACACATCCGGGCCCACCTCGTCGATGAGATCCTCGAGCTCGAACACCGTGCCCTTGCGCTTGCTGACCTTGACCTCCTCGCCGCCGCGCGTGATGCGCACGAGCTGCACCAGCAGGAAGTCGAGCCGCTTCGGCTCCAACCCCAGCAGGATCATCCCCGCCTTGATGCGTGGCGTGTGCCCGGCGTGGTCCGCCCCGAGCACGTCGATGATGCGGTCGAAGCCCCGGTCGTACTTCTCCTTGTGGTAGGCGAGGTCCGCCGTCAGGTACACGGGCGTCCCGTCGCGCCGGAGGATGATGCGGTCCTCGTCATCCCCGTGCTGGCTCGTCATCAGGAACGTGCCGCCCAGCTGACGGTCCGTGTACTGCGCGGCCTTGCTCTCCCCGCTGCGGACCTTCTCCGTGTCGCGCCGGGCCTCCGCGGCCTCGTACGTCACGCCGCGCCTGGCGTACTCCTCGGCCACCGCCTTCACCTTGCCCGCCGCGTGCAGCGAGGCCTCGCTGAAGAACACGTCGTGCCGGATGTTCGCCTTCTCCAGCGACGCCTGGATGGCCTTCATGTTCTCGCGGATGGCCACCGCGGTCGCCAGCGGGAGCCACTCGGACTCGGGCGCGCGCAGGTACTTGTCGCCCACCTCCGCCTTCCACGTCTTCGCGATGTCGATGACGTACTCGGCCGGGTACTCGCCCTCGGCCAGCTCCACCTGCTCGCCGAAGAGCTGCCGGTAGCGCTTGTGTACCGTGCGGCCCAGCGTCTCCACCTGCTTGCCGTAGTCGTTGATGTAGAACTCGCGCGTCACGTCATGCCCGGCCGACTCCAGCAACCGGGCCACCGCGTCGCCCATGAACGCCCCGCGCGCGTGGCCGATGTGCACCGGGCCCGTGGGGTTGGCCGACACGAACTCCACCATGATGCGCTTGCCCGTCGACTTCGGCGCCCGCCGCCCGAACGTCTCCCCGGCGCTCAGCACCTCGCGCGCCACCTGCTGGATGACCTGCTCCTTGAGCGTGAAGTTCAGGAAGCCCGGACCCGCCACCTCCACCTTGGCGACCAGCCCCTCCTTGTCCACCAGGCCCTTCACGATGGCGTTGGCGATGTCGCGGGGCGGCTTGCCCTCGGGCTTCGTGAGCAGCATCGCCACGTTGACCGCCCAGTCACCGTGGGCGGGGTTCTTCGGGGGCTCCACGGTGTAGCCAGGCACCTGCTCCAACTTGAGCGTGCCGGCCGACTTCAGCGCCGCGAGCGTGTCAGCAATGAGAGCGAAAACTTTCTGCCGCATGAGGACATCTTCTCCAAATGTCGAGAACCGAGAGGCGCGCACTCTAGAGCCGAATCGGCATGGACTTCACGGCTTCCGTGCACCCGATGTCCTGTTCCGTCCGTCGCCGGCGCGCTGTCGCGCCGATGACACCCGGAGCACCCCTCCGGGCAGCCGGACGAGCAGGCCCGGGATTACGGGGCCGTACGGCGTCCCTGAAGCCCTCGAGACGTTCTTACAGGATGTGACGGCGACGTCGTGAGAGCATCCGCACTGGGAGGCGGTTAGGGTAGCGCGCATGAGTGAAGCACCCGCGGCCCGTCCGCCCTTGCTCCTGCCCCCCATCCCCGCGGTGCTCCTCGCCGTCGTGAGCGTGCAGGGCGGCGCGGCCTTCGCGAAGGAATTGTTCCCGGTGCTCGGCCCGGCGGGCACGGCGGGCTTGCGCATCGGGCTGTCCGCGCTCCTGCTGCTCGCGGTGTTCCGTCCGCCGCTCGCGCGGCTCACAGGCGCCCAGTGGGGCGCGGTCATCCCGTATGGGGTGGTGCTCGGCGCGATGAACCTGAGCTTCTACTGGGCCCTCCAACGCATCCCGCTGGGGCTCGGTGTCACACTGGAGTTCGTGGGGCCCCTCGCACTCGCGGTGTTCGGGTCGCGGCGCGCCTCGGACTTCCTGTGGGTGCTGCTCGCGGCGGTTGGCATCGCCCTCATCACCCCGTGGCGCGGTGGCGTCGGCGCGCTCGACCTGCTCGGCGTGCTGCTGGCGCTCGTCGCGGGTGGATTCTGGGCGGCCTACATCGTGCTCGGTGGGCGCGTGTCCAGGGTGTTCCAGGGAGCCCAGGGCGTCGCGACGGGAATGCTGTTCGCCGCCCTGACGGTGCTGCCCTTCTCGTTCGCGGAAGGACTCGCGGGGCGCCTCACGCCTCCGCTGTTCGCGGCGGGTCTGGCCGTCGCGCTCCTCTCCAGTGCGGTGCCGTTCACGCTGGAGATGATGGCGCTGCGCGTCCTCCCGAGCCGCACCTTTGGCATCCTGATGAGCCTGGAGCCCGCGGCCGCGGCCCTCTCGGGCCTGGTGTTCCTGCACGAGCAGCTCACCGTGACGCAGTGGCTCGCGCTGGTGTTCGTGAGCGCCGCATCCGCGGGCGCTGCCCTCACCGCACGCCGCGTGCCTCCACCAGTAGAGGCATGAGGAACCGAGATACGGCAATGACGACCACCCAGAATCCGACCGCCACCCAGGCCCTGCTCTCCCTGTGCGAGGACTTCAAGCGCTGGGCCGGGGAGCTCACCCCTGATGCCGTCCGCAAGCTGCTGGCCGAGGGAGCGGACGTGAACGGGCGCAACGCGCAGGGTGCGACGCCGCTGCACCTCGCGGTCCGGGCGCCCTACACGAAGGCCTACCCACGTCCCAACCTCGACGTGGTGCGCGTGCTGCTCGAAGCGGGCGCGGACCCGAATGCGCGGACCCAGCACGGCGAGACGGCGCTGCTCTCCGCCTTCCCGTCCGGTGACGATGCCGACTACACGCCACGAGCCCTGGAGCTCATCGCGCTCCTGCGCGCCGCGGGGGCGACGGTGCCCTCCGACGTGAAGGATGACAGGTCGGCGGCGTTCCGCTTCAACGCCGATGCGACGCTCTACAAGGAGCTGCTCGACGCGGGCGCACCGGTGGACGCGCGCGGTAACGAAGGCGCCACCCCGCTCCACAGGGCCGCCGCATATGGTTACGCGCCCATCACCGAGCTGCTGCTCGCCCGGGGCGCCGAGGTCAATGCGCTCGACGGGCTGGGCCGCACGCCGCTCGGCGTCGCGCTGCGCGAGCGCGTGAAGGTCTGGGTCAAGGCGAACAACCGCACCGCCGGCTTCAACGCCACCATTGCCCTGCTGGAGCGCGCCGGAGCGAAGCCGCACGTCCCCTACTCGCGCAGCGAGGACCCCTTCGCGCCCCTCCCCGTCGACTGCGCCGCGCTGCGCGCCGCCGTCCCGCGGGGCCATTTCCGGTTCGAGCACGAGGTGGACTCCGCGCAGGAGTTCATCACGAGGCTCTACAGCCAGGGTGACCCCTCGAGGTCGCTGGCCCTCCTCACCGCGCTGCGGGACGTGCTCGGCGTGCCGCCTCTGCACCTGCGCCTGACGGGCCCGCTGAAGCTGGACAAGCCCTTCTTCCACCACGGCGACCTGGAGGTGGACGGCCACCTCGACATCAACCGGCCCTTCGCCGTCACGGGCAACCTCATCGTCCACGGCGTGCTGCAGGACAACAGCAACGACTCGAACGTCAACGTCCTGGGGGACGTGCGCTGCCACGCGCTCTACACGGATGGGGAAATCAACATCCGCGGCGACATCCACGCGCGCGACGTCGTCTACGCCTACTACAACGACCACACGCTGTCCGCCGCGACCATCCACGCTCGCGTCGTCATCGAGGACGACCACGGCGTCATGGCGAAGGTGCAGGCCGAGCACCACTTCGACATGAACACGTACAGCCAGGGCTACGGCGAAGGCGTGGGCGACCGGCTGAAGGCGCTGTTCGTCGACGAGGTGTTCGAGCCCCAGGAGGTGTACGAGCCCGACGAGGAAGAGGAGGAGGAAGAGAGAGAGCCGGCCCGCATCGACGAGTCGAAGCTCTTCGACCGCCTCC includes these proteins:
- a CDS encoding tetratricopeptide repeat protein; translation: MKECPQETTLSDFLAGLLSEERRSLVLEHVEHCADCQWVLAAGDGARAFASPSAALAGEHAPPLLTPGSTVSRFVVRERIGSGAMGVVYAADDPELGRRVALKVLRPEGHQRQELQQRLLREAQALARLSHPNVVTLYDVGTYGDGIFLAMELVEGTTLAEWMKEPHPWREVLRVFLDAGRGLAAAHAAGLVHRDFKPANALMGKDGRVYVTDFGIARLLHQEDGPSPQASPETPVHPMGQLTRTGFVLGTPAYLAPELLRGQRADARSDEFSFCVALYEALFGMRPFQGETLRELAEAMQQGRVRPPGREVKVPAWVRRAVLRGLRAEPGERFPSMESLLAALDPPRRIFTRVVATAAVAGVLGAIAAYGVTHRREVRCEQEVEKLAVAWSPARRERVRAAFLATGVPYAPPAWERLATALDAYTSQWRTLRTEACVAAGSDTADGASWQTAACLDARLWQLAAVTEVLEKADALTVQNADQLTASLEGLTGCRDAPVLSSRPQPPDNLRPRVEAVRHKLAQARAHLVARRHSEGLAVTSALLEELKGLDYKPLEAEVLLAHGEFLGGANKPKEAEEVLYQALWAAEAGRDDETVARAWLELIWVVGEEMSRPAEAEKLVRHAQAAVERLGRERIPDITTELHQRLASLRELQGNLTQAEEEALQGLEFSRRRNGPDSLRTPNLLHQLGRIRLLQRRFQESLELHLQALEQRKRLLGTDHPDLVVSYNRVAAAAIQVGRRAEAVDLWSKALAIQEASHARETPVLAGILLNLAMVLRVEGRQEEAWSMLERARAIFERTRGPNHYSVVQVLVEQATLSAESGQSDKALALCTEALERLQRSLGPDTPRASMALTMRGRFHLSAGHYPEARRDLLDALKRMEKEQGPEGAGMATVLLPLAELALDTQAPKQALEYCERALKVIEKADGPESMSGASALTCVGKAHLALGAAEKAVPLLERARSIQTRWGEPREPATAASTTFLLARALVETRSAPDRARALALAEEARKWLESVGVRGRPELQKVQDWLRREGKR
- a CDS encoding RNA polymerase subunit sigma-70, with the translated sequence MSEERKTGALAALMREHVPPAQRAELEALEGLESLLHKHVEAARTAWPTLSLPAEAFVRHLARHLPAGKASEVLRILHGADLYLACACSTGEPSALRAFEQNILRHIPTRLGALSPSMLEEVLQVLRERLLVGCGEEPPKIASYGGRGPLLTWVGIIAARIAGELVGRNGRELLVTEPPEAFARMLASGNPEHELLREDARQLLVEVLRKAVTALPEHERALLRLHHFHGFTMDRLALMYGDSRSGVARKVAHARELLLERVHAELAPQLKQDHLRMESLLGLVRSQLDISIQRMLG
- a CDS encoding ADP-ribosylglycohydrolase family protein, with protein sequence MTTPGKPADPTRGERARLSLEGLSVGDAFGERFFVSPSVAQSMVEQRTLPREPWSYTDDTEMALAIVRVLKEHGRIDQDALARLFGQRYRRNPRRGYGATAHDILQKIHLGMPWRTVSSEVFEGSGSMGNGGAMRVAPLGAWFADDLARVVSEARASAEVTHFHPEGQAGAIAIAVAAAWAHRWKETRSPASQLFDTVLDHTPPGETREGLEKARKWPLEATPTSAARALGSGQRVISQDTVPFSVWCAARHLDSYEEALWSTVAGMGDRDTTCAIVGGIVALSAGRESIPRAWLSAREPLDAA
- the argS gene encoding arginine--tRNA ligase — translated: MRQKVFALIADTLAALKSAGTLKLEQVPGYTVEPPKNPAHGDWAVNVAMLLTKPEGKPPRDIANAIVKGLVDKEGLVAKVEVAGPGFLNFTLKEQVIQQVAREVLSAGETFGRRAPKSTGKRIMVEFVSANPTGPVHIGHARGAFMGDAVARLLESAGHDVTREFYINDYGKQVETLGRTVHKRYRQLFGEQVELAEGEYPAEYVIDIAKTWKAEVGDKYLRAPESEWLPLATAVAIRENMKAIQASLEKANIRHDVFFSEASLHAAGKVKAVAEEYARRGVTYEAAEARRDTEKVRSGESKAAQYTDRQLGGTFLMTSQHGDDEDRIILRRDGTPVYLTADLAYHKEKYDRGFDRIIDVLGADHAGHTPRIKAGMILLGLEPKRLDFLLVQLVRITRGGEEVKVSKRKGTVFELEDLIDEVGPDVCRFLFLMKTANARFDFDLDLVQKQSKDNPVFYFQYGHARCASILKKAAEKGTPFVGVENLTQAQLARLTLPEELVMLKKMSQLPDVVASAAERLEPHHVLYFCQELITDFHSYYTKYKTDPIISGDAEKTQGRLALVAALKQTLRSAFALLGINAPEYMEAPAEEE
- a CDS encoding EamA family transporter — its product is MSEAPAARPPLLLPPIPAVLLAVVSVQGGAAFAKELFPVLGPAGTAGLRIGLSALLLLAVFRPPLARLTGAQWGAVIPYGVVLGAMNLSFYWALQRIPLGLGVTLEFVGPLALAVFGSRRASDFLWVLLAAVGIALITPWRGGVGALDLLGVLLALVAGGFWAAYIVLGGRVSRVFQGAQGVATGMLFAALTVLPFSFAEGLAGRLTPPLFAAGLAVALLSSAVPFTLEMMALRVLPSRTFGILMSLEPAAAALSGLVFLHEQLTVTQWLALVFVSAASAGAALTARRVPPPVEA
- a CDS encoding ankyrin repeat domain-containing protein, with the translated sequence MTTTQNPTATQALLSLCEDFKRWAGELTPDAVRKLLAEGADVNGRNAQGATPLHLAVRAPYTKAYPRPNLDVVRVLLEAGADPNARTQHGETALLSAFPSGDDADYTPRALELIALLRAAGATVPSDVKDDRSAAFRFNADATLYKELLDAGAPVDARGNEGATPLHRAAAYGYAPITELLLARGAEVNALDGLGRTPLGVALRERVKVWVKANNRTAGFNATIALLERAGAKPHVPYSRSEDPFAPLPVDCAALRAAVPRGHFRFEHEVDSAQEFITRLYSQGDPSRSLALLTALRDVLGVPPLHLRLTGPLKLDKPFFHHGDLEVDGHLDINRPFAVTGNLIVHGVLQDNSNDSNVNVLGDVRCHALYTDGEINIRGDIHARDVVYAYYNDHTLSAATIHARVVIEDDHGVMAKVQAEHHFDMNTYSQGYGEGVGDRLKALFVDEVFEPQEVYEPDEEEEEEEREPARIDESKLFDRLHQGQPVFREQP